The proteins below come from a single Chrysoperla carnea chromosome 1, inChrCarn1.1, whole genome shotgun sequence genomic window:
- the LOC123294570 gene encoding LOW QUALITY PROTEIN: putative gustatory receptor 28a (The sequence of the model RefSeq protein was modified relative to this genomic sequence to represent the inferred CDS: substituted 1 base at 1 genomic stop codon), with protein sequence MSGTGIWAILVNVNMVIEDPTFIPNAMKLISPVRMLYFSICLVVLSISCDSTTKSAVNVKIIVGKLILHARKIISEEGLNQFHEFITQVNEREFKIRLYCFNXFNIFFTLYVFVKISISIFRELNHTHDILCDTSDILIKAFGFNVISMISFSILSVIRAILLSILFYTQEQQPAVEYINPINIQILLFAWSAYTFIFLIIITDFTACTAEIANDSKNIIQKLLINSKSIANDVYNELERFSIRVQQRNFKFSVCGLLTLDRTILLSIVATITTYLIVLLQLE encoded by the exons ATGTCAGGAACAGGAATATGGGCAATACTCGTTAACGTAAACATGGTAATCGAAGACCCTACATTTATACCAAACGCTATGAAATTAATTTCACCAGTTCGAATGCTATATTTTAGT aTTTGTTTAGTAGTGTTATCGATTTCCTGTGACTCAACAACCAAAAGTGCagttaatgtaaaaataattgttggaaaattaatattacatgcCAGAAAAATAATATCTGAAGAAGGTCTAAATCAGTTTCATGAATTTATAACGCAAGTTAATGAACGTGAATTTAAAATTCGT ttatattgtttcaattaatttaatatattttttacattatatgtGTTTGTTAAAATATCGATTTCAATAT ttcGTGAACTCAATCATACGCACGACATATTATGTGACACAAGTGATATATTGATAAAAGCTTTTGGATTCAATGTTATATCAATGATATCGTTCAGTATACTGTCAGTAATTCGTGCAATATTATTgagcattttattttacactcaAGAGCAACAGCCTGCAGTGGAATATATTAATCCGattaacatacaaattttactatttgCATGGTCCGCATACACATTT ATATTCTTAATTATCATTACGGATTTTACTGCTTGTACAGCTGAGATTGCAAAtgattccaaaaatattatacaaaaattattaatcaattcaaAATCAATTGCTAATGATGTTTATAATGAATTAGAACGTTTTTCAATTCGTGTTCAACAacgcaattttaaatttagtgttTGTGGATTATTGACACTAGATCGAACAATACTATTAAGTATTGTAGCAACAATTACaacatatttaattgtattattacaaTTAGAATAA